A genome region from Microcella alkaliphila includes the following:
- the miaA gene encoding tRNA (adenosine(37)-N6)-dimethylallyltransferase MiaA, translating to MIAVLVGATGTGKTAASLELAARIQDRGVSAEIVNADAMQLYRGMDIGTAKLPVAERRGIPHHLIDVLDVTDEASVATYQRDARRAIEEIVARGAVPILVGGSGLYVASVVTDFRFPGTDPEIRARYEALLAERGLGHLVDELERRDPDAAAAIDPNNARRVIRALEIGEVTGEGARPGLAARSTPWRAYTQLGLAVERSHLVERLDTRVHDMWRAGLLDEVATLRERGLERGPTASRAIGYAQALDQLAGRCTEQEAIADTAALTRRYARRQVSWFRRDAATHWVDALDDDARDAALTALADRCVDSMAG from the coding sequence GTGATCGCCGTCCTGGTCGGGGCGACCGGAACCGGAAAGACGGCCGCGTCGCTGGAACTGGCCGCGCGCATCCAGGATCGGGGCGTCTCCGCCGAGATCGTGAACGCCGACGCGATGCAGCTGTATCGGGGTATGGATATCGGCACGGCCAAGCTGCCGGTGGCCGAGCGCCGCGGAATCCCGCACCACCTCATTGACGTGCTCGACGTCACCGACGAGGCGTCCGTCGCCACCTACCAGCGGGATGCTCGCCGGGCCATCGAGGAGATCGTCGCCCGCGGCGCGGTGCCGATTCTCGTCGGCGGCTCCGGCCTGTACGTCGCGTCGGTCGTCACCGACTTCCGGTTCCCGGGAACGGACCCGGAGATTCGGGCCCGATACGAGGCGTTGCTCGCCGAGCGCGGGCTTGGCCACCTGGTCGACGAGCTGGAGCGCCGTGACCCCGATGCGGCGGCCGCGATCGATCCGAACAATGCCCGCCGGGTGATCCGCGCGCTCGAGATCGGCGAGGTGACGGGCGAGGGCGCCCGACCGGGGCTCGCCGCACGCAGCACCCCCTGGCGCGCGTACACGCAGCTGGGTCTCGCCGTCGAGCGCTCCCACCTCGTCGAGCGCCTGGACACGCGCGTCCACGACATGTGGCGCGCTGGCCTGCTCGACGAGGTCGCAACGCTTCGCGAGCGGGGGCTGGAGCGTGGCCCCACCGCCTCGCGCGCGATCGGCTACGCGCAGGCGCTCGACCAGCTCGCGGGCCGGTGCACCGAGCAGGAGGCGATCGCCGATACGGCCGCGCTGACGCGCCGCTACGCGCGCCGCCAGGTCAGCTGGTTTCGTCGCGACGCGGCAACCCACTGGGTCGACGCCCTCGACGACGACGCTCGGGATGCTGCGCTCACCGCGCTCGCCGATCGTTGCGTCGATAGCATGGCCGGGTGA
- the dapF gene encoding diaminopimelate epimerase, whose protein sequence is MTDTLLITKGHGTGNDFVLFADPDGEVVLSEAQRAAIADRHFGVGGDGVIRAVRSASIPEGAAILADEPEAEWFMDYANADGGVAEMCGNGIRVFVHYLIERGFLDLAPGHSVPIGTRAGVRDVHRLADGFAVDLGRWRLTGEEPLVRARDLPVARPGLGIDLGNPHVVVAVAGDDELAGIDLSVVPQLDPVQEAGANVEFVVPADPLVRDGIGRIRMRVHERGSGETLSCGTGAAAAALAVRHWAGAGSPNEWRVEVPGGTLGVRMFAAEDGEHVALSGPAALVFDGELTV, encoded by the coding sequence GTGACCGACACGCTCCTCATCACCAAGGGCCACGGAACCGGCAACGACTTCGTGCTCTTCGCCGACCCCGACGGGGAGGTCGTGCTGTCTGAGGCCCAGCGGGCCGCGATTGCGGATCGCCACTTCGGCGTCGGCGGCGACGGTGTGATCCGCGCAGTGCGTTCGGCGAGCATCCCCGAGGGGGCAGCCATCCTCGCCGATGAGCCGGAGGCGGAGTGGTTCATGGACTACGCGAACGCCGACGGCGGCGTCGCCGAGATGTGCGGCAACGGCATTCGCGTGTTCGTGCACTACCTCATCGAGCGCGGCTTTCTCGATCTGGCGCCCGGTCACTCCGTTCCGATCGGCACGCGCGCGGGCGTGCGCGATGTGCACCGCCTCGCCGACGGGTTCGCGGTCGACCTCGGCCGCTGGCGGCTGACGGGGGAGGAGCCGCTCGTGCGGGCCCGCGACCTGCCCGTCGCTCGCCCAGGGCTCGGCATCGACCTCGGGAACCCGCACGTCGTGGTCGCCGTCGCAGGCGACGACGAGCTAGCCGGCATTGATCTGTCGGTCGTGCCGCAGCTCGACCCGGTGCAGGAAGCGGGCGCCAACGTCGAGTTCGTGGTGCCGGCCGACCCGCTGGTGCGCGACGGTATCGGCCGCATCCGGATGCGCGTTCACGAGCGCGGTAGCGGCGAGACGCTGTCGTGCGGCACCGGGGCGGCCGCCGCAGCCCTCGCGGTGCGGCACTGGGCGGGGGCTGGATCGCCGAACGAGTGGCGCGTGGAGGTGCCGGGCGGCACGCTCGGGGTTCGGATGTTCGCCGCTGAGGATGGCGAGCACGTGGCCCTGAGCGGACCTGCGGCACTGGTCTTCGACGGCGAACTCACCGTCTAG